The following DNA comes from Augochlora pura isolate Apur16 unplaced genomic scaffold, APUR_v2.2.1 APUR_unplaced_4054, whole genome shotgun sequence.
GAGTTCGGCAAGATACGATGCGAGCCGAACGAGATATGCGTGATCCAGCAGGGTATGCGGTTCCACGTGACGGTGTTCGGCCCGTCGCGGGGATACATTCTCGTAGTGTTCGACGGACACTTTCAGCTGCCCGAACTGGGTCCGATAGGTAATCGCGGAATCTTCTCGAGCGAGAGATCGTTGTTTTTCAAACGCGCTGTCGCTATCGTTTTGCCGGGGCAGGAGCGAACAGTCTGGCGAATCCGAGGGACTTTCAAACGCCAGTCGCCCGATACGAGGACCGCGAGACCGGTTACAAGATCTTCAGCAAGTTCCAGGGCAAGTTGATCGTCGCCGAGCAACGGCACAGTCCCTTCGACGTGGTAGCTTGGCACGGAAATTACGTCCCGTACAAATACAATCTAGACAGATTCATGATCGTTAATTCGGTCTCCTTCGACCATTGCGTACGTATAGCGATCGTTTCTGGCGCATCGATCGCTTAAACCAACAACATGAATTGTTTTCATTCCAGGACCCCTCCATCTTCACCGTTCTGACGTGCCCGTCGTTGAAGCCTGGAACAGCGGCGGCCGATTTCGTCATCTTCCCGCCCCGATGGTCCGTGCAAGAACACACTTTTCGTCCGCCCTACTACCATCGTAAGTGAAACGTCGTGTATTTCGTTCGAAACAAACGAACTTGAGAAACACACCCGTTTCCATTTCTTTGTGCTTTTTCACTTTCTCGGCTAGTCGCTCAGCCGCCTGCCCGGTTGCTCAGTTGCCCGCTTTCTCGGTTTCCCGCTTTCCCGCTTTCCCGCTGAAACGTAAATAACGAGGCGTGGAGTAAACCGCTCGGCTCGTTCCGTCCTTTCCTTTACCACCGCGATTCGCTGTCAATTGAGCGTTTCGCTGACGAGTGCTCCCCACCCCGACCGCCGCTCGCCATGCTAGACCGCTTCTAAAAATCGCAGAGCCGCGAGACATCGGTGAAAACTTGAAATTTTCTCCAATTACATCGATCgacttcctttttct
Coding sequences within:
- the LOC144477817 gene encoding homogentisate 1,2-dioxygenase-like; its protein translation is PIFLTILTLFEPKLCAFVTVPQLGALLITTEFGKIRCEPNEICVIQQGMRFHVTVFGPSRGYILVVFDGHFQLPELGPIGANSLANPRDFQTPVARYEDRETGYKIFSKFQGKLIVAEQRHSPFDVVAWHGNYVPYKYNLDRFMIVNSVSFDHCDPSIFTVLTCPSLKPGTAAADFVIFPPRWSVQEHTFRPPYYHRNCMSEFMGLVKGHYEAKEESFHPGGATLHSIMTPHGPDARCFETASSCELGPERIADGTMAFMFETCYSLVVTEWATTVSNKLDHDYNKCWEPLKKHFDPNAKPEITVP